Within Lolium rigidum isolate FL_2022 chromosome 5, APGP_CSIRO_Lrig_0.1, whole genome shotgun sequence, the genomic segment tctctttctagggaagtgttccatacctttcttgagaggaaattgatatttaatattaccttccttcatatcaatagtagcaccaacggttcgaagaaaaggtctttccaatatgatggggcaagatgcattgcattcaatatccaagacaacaaaatcaacggggacaaggttattgttaaccataatatgaacattatcagctttccccaaaggtttctttttagcattatcagcgagattaacatccggataacgagtttttcaatggtggcaagtcaagcatatcatagacttttttaggcataacagaaatacttgcaccaagatcacataaagcattacaatcaaaatctttgactctcattttaatgatgggctcccaaccatcctctagctttctaggaatagaagtttcaagttttagtttctcttctctagcttttatgagagcatttgtaatatgttttgtgaaagccaagtttacagcgctagcattggggcttttagcaagtttttgcaagaactttataacttcagagatgtggcaatcatcaaaatctaaatcattacaatctaaagcaatgggattatcatccccaaggttggaaaaaatttcagcagttttatcacaagcagtttcgagcagttttagcagtttcgagtaattttgcgcgctttgcactaggagtagaagcattgccaacaccaattattttaccattgatagtaggaggtgcagcaacatatgaatcattagcattgctagtggtggtaatagtccaaactttagctacattttcctttttggctacttttcattttcttctctatcccacctagcacgcagttcagccattaatcttatattctcattaattctaaattggatggcatttgctgtagtaacaattttattttcaatatccctattaggcataactttcgatttcaaaagatcaacatcagaggcaagactatcaactctagaaacaagaatatcaattttattgagcttttccctcaacagatttgttaaaagcagtttgtgtactaataaattctttaagcatagcttcaagtccagggggtgtattcctattattgttgtaagaattcccataagaattagcataaccgttaccattattataaggatatggcctatagttattactagaattgttccgataagcattgttgttgaaattattatttttaatgaagtttacatcaacatgttcttcttgggcaaccaatgaagctaatggaacattattaggatcaacattagtcctatcattcgcaagcatagacataatagcatcaaccttatcattcaaggaagaggattcttcaacgtgaatttaccttcttaccttgtggagctctttccgtgtgccattcggagtaattaatcatcatattatcaagaagctttgttgcttcaccaagagtgatggacataaaggtacctccagcagctgaatccaataaattccgcgaagaaaaatttagtcctcgcatagaaggtttggatgatcatccaagtagtcgatccatgggttgggcaatttttaaccaaagatttcattctttcccaagcttgagcaacatgttcattatccaattgtttaaaattcattatgctactcttcaaagatataattttagcagggggataatatctaccaataaaagcatccttgcatttagtccaggaatcaatactattcttaggcagagatagcaaccaatctttaactCTTCCACTTAATGAGAAagaaaacaattttaattttataatatcaccatctacatctttatatttttgcatttcacatagttcaacaaaattattgagatgggcaaagcgatcatcgaactaacactggaaaattgctctcgcataacaagatttagtaaagcaggtttaatttcaaagaatttcgctgtagtagcaggtggagcaataggtgtgcataagaaatcattattatttgtgctagtgaagtcacacaacttagtattttcaggggtggccattttagcagtagtaaataaagcaaactagataaagtaaatgcatgtaaactaattttttttgtgtttttgatatagcaaacaagacagtaaataaagtaaaactagcaactaatttttttgtgttttgatataagtgcagcaaacaaagtagtaaataaaataaagcaagacaaaaacaaagtaaagagattgggaagtggagactccccttgcaggcgtgtcttgatctccccgagcaacggcgccggaaaatatNNNNNNNNNNNNNNNNNNNNNNNNNNNNNNNNNNNNNNNNNNNNNNNNNNNNNNNNNNNNNNNNNNNNNNNNNNNNNNNNNNNNNNNNNNNNNNNNNNNNcatggtattctctatccatcggatcccgacaaacacaacatagagtattacgagatagatgatcttgatcatgttaggcagctcacaagatccaacaatgaagcacaatgaggagaagacaaccatctagctactactatggacccatagtccaggggtgaactactcactcatcactccggaggcgaccatggcggtgtagagtcctccgggagatgaatcccctctccggcagggtgccggaggagatctcccgtaatcccccgagatgggatcggcggcggcggcgtctcgtaaggttttccgtatcgtggtttttcgcatcggggtttcgcgacggaggctttaagtaggcggaagcggcgagtcgggggccgacgaggggcccacaccacgggcggcgcgggcccccttggccgcgccgccttgtggtttggccacctcgtggccccactttgtatgctcttcggtcttccggaaggttcgtggcgaaataggcccccgggtcttcgtttcgtccaattccgagaatatttcgttactaggatttcgaaaccaaaaacagcgtaaaacgagaaccggcacttcggcatcttgttaataggttagttccagaaaatgcacgaatatgacataaagtgtgcataaaacatgtaggtatcatcaataatatggcatagaacataagaaattatcgatacgtcggagacgtatcagggacggCGACGTTGCTAGCGTGGGCGAGGAAAGGACCTCTCCGGAGATGGGGACGACGCGGCTAGCCACGACATCGCCGACGAAGGAGAGGAAAGGAACTTAGGGTTTTCAGTGCAGGGTTCGGGTGCGGGGACTCGCCGATATTGGTCTTATGGTTTCGGGTGTGGGTGGGATGGCCGGCACCAGAGAAGGGGTGTGTGTGTGGGAGGGGTGTATAGGAAAACCAGGGGTGGCGGTCGATCAGTGGTGGCTCGAGCAGGGCGGGGCGCCGAGGAACCGCGAGAGCGGCGCTGGCCGCGGGTGGCGGAGGCAGGCGGTCACGACCGACGGGGCGGCCAAGGATTCTTGCTGTGAAAATCAGCGGGAGCGACGTGGAGAtggatgtggaggaagaaaggtgACCTGGCAGTGGGCCACGACCCACGATGGCTTCCCCGCAAGCGTCGACATGTTCACGTCAGCGCAAAATAGGATCCCCCTTGGAGAGTCTGGGATCCTCTTGCACCCCTTCCATTATATACAAGTACGGTGCGCATACCCACAAAAGAGAATGTGGGTTGGGGAGCTTTAAGTTTGACAAAATTATCATTCACAATTACATACCAATGGGACATCTATTGTTTCAGTATAAAATAAACTATGTTTATTCTATTGTTTCAGTATAAAATATTTGCAAGTTCAAAAATTACATAATGTGGATGCATGGATCAATTAgcgaaaaataaaaaaacaggaaaAGCCTATGCAtaagcatttttttttttgcgaatcagcAGCATATAATTTTGTTGCCAGACCGTCAGCCTCAACGGTTGAACAAATCATGTGCAACATTTTCAATCGGTTGCAACCTAGTATCCATGAGACATCACCTTTCGCTAAAATATTTAGTAAGATGCACAAGACATCAAACTTAGGGTTTTATACATGGTGGGCTACGAATAAACCCATCCAATGAATTATCAGTTCTCTGAGGTAAACGAAGCTAATGCCAAAGTTCTAGGCCTAATGGATCTATGCTTTTAACTATATATAAGTGGAGACTGAATATGACATTATCAAATTGAaatcttactatcttgctactccaAAACATGGATATTTTTTGTCATATATAAAGGCTCAAAGTTCAACCTACCTTACAAGTGAAGGGACTTTCTTAAAAGATTGTGAAATATAAGCAACAAATCAAGTAGACACAAACATGAATGTTTGTTTTTGTGATTAAGAGGAGACAATACAAAATCATTTCGTTTCATGCCCCTTTGCAAGAATTATATGGAGGATAATTTATATGACGTTTAAATGTTTAATGCACCACCTCCATCTAACATCACCAACTTATTtggaaattggctaaatggagtagCCAAGAAAGTTAAATGAGACATTAGAGTTGGTGTGTGCGCTTTATTATGAGCTATTTGGAATGTCTGCAATGATTATATCTTGAACAAATGAAGCTTCTCATCATTTCTGCAGGTTATATCTTTGGTTACACATTGAATCATATGTGGCCTTTTCTCTAGCCCGCGGAGGAGCGACAAGACGTGaatattgggtgcaaccgtttGGCATATGGTAGCCCGAGATTTCTACAGCCAGTGCGGCTAGCGGTCTGATCAGCGTTTGACATGAGTCTAGCTCGGCGTTGTTTTCTTTTAGAGTTTTTAGATGGCTTATCCAAATTGAGACTTTAAATGATCCTTGATTTATAATAGGTTGTAATACTATTGATAATAATTTAATAAATGGACAGTATTCATCTTGTGTGGCTGCCCTGTTTCCAAAAAAACATAAATGTTTGTTCTTGAAGTTTAGATCATTAGCATAGGTCCTATGGCTTTGTCAAGGAATTTCGATCCAATAATCAAAGCAAACACCCACATGCACCTGCAAGTTAGGGCCTTCAAAATGCAAGCATTCTAGCACTGCACTCATGACAGTTTTTCACCTTGCATTAAGCAAGAGCCTCGACTTCTCACAAACTTACGAGGATCTTCACAAACTCTTGAAGACCGTTTAATCCTACTTGGTGCATACATTAATCCTAGAATCATTTTTACAATCATCGATTCTACTCAAGAAACCATGATTCCCTTTCAACGCCTCTTGCGATGAGTGGTTCGTGCAAATTTGCAAAAGACTCGCCTCTTTATAGAGAGACATATAAAAAGATCACATAGTCTCTCTATGCTAGCTCGTGAATTGATATGCATGCTATAGTTGTATTCCACATCCACTAGGAGTATTAGTCACGATTATATCATGCATGCCTCATTCTTACCCGTTGACGGCGATAGGTTTGTGGTGACTTGCCAACTTTGGATCACTAATTCGCAATATGGGTGACTTGCCAACTTGTGTGTATGCATGTATGGGCATCCACGGATTATAAACAGTGTtttagaaacaaaaaaaaagtgataTACACGTGACAGAAGTCATGCAAGAGACTGCATGGCTTGTGAAAAATGAAAACTACACGAAACCGTACTCAGCAAGCGCAAGCAAAAAATATCACCTAGATGCCTTCAGCAAGTTGTGAAAACACCTTTCAACTACCTTGCCAACCATGAAAACAACGTTTCTTCAGATTTCTTCCTAAATGTATCCTGCATCAAAATTGATCTTGAACTTGTAGTTTAAGTTTTGAAAGTTTGATCTAACTTACGTGACCTTAAGTAACATTTAATCATGCATACAACTTGGctgcatgcatcaattgatgcaggggGCGAGGACATTGCTTTTTAGAAAGAAAAAACTTAGGTGTGTATTGCGTGAGGTTTTATGGAACTTTTATTTCGATGATTAACTGGCAAATTTGTGAAAAAGATGGTGCTACATGACAGACGACCCGGAGAGAGCAATCTAGTCTTATTATTTGTAAGTTCAAGTTAGGCTACCGCATGCCATAACAAAATTAGCACATGCTCTTGGGCTCTTGGCTATCGCTTTCCCTATATCCTGTTGCTGATGAAAAATGAGAGACCATAGTGACGCTGGGTCTTCTCTTCTTTCTCACGTGTCCACCGTTACGTCGCCAAGTATGCATGCTACGGTGTAGCCACAAGCTAGGCCGGCTGGACAAGGACAGGGACCAAATCATGGCGTGGACAAATACTGCTGATTTCGATGTTAGCTTGACAGACAGGCAAACACTTAAACCTGAAGCAAGAAATTGTGGTGGCAAAACTACTCTTCCGTTCCTTCGTTAATTAGGAGTTTTCCTTAACAAGTTCTTCTGTGCACGAACTGAAAGAAGTTTTTGCGTAAATGAAGCTATATGTGGCGTGCAGTTGAAGAACCAGTAGGATTTCGATTGAACCGCACGAAGCCGTGATATTTCAGTTTATTCAGAGAGAATCAATCCCCTCTTCAAAAGTTCTTGAAAATTGGACTGAGAAAACGCGCGATCGTTACCTGTTCTGTACTGCGGTCAAGGATACCTTGAGAAAAGATCTGTTGATAAAGTGCAACAGCTGGAGCGAACTATCTGATGACTAAATCGCAGGGGAACATTTCAcaaatttttattttggtttgtTCGTTCACACTAAGCAACGTTATAAAGCGAACTTATTCTAGTGCTAATGCTGGAATATAAATAACTAAGGTTCTACTTCTGTGGCCAATCAGAATCAGTGACTGCTAAACAGTTCATGCTGTAACGTCAGCTTGGACAGCTACCTTGCCCAGGCACAGCTACTAGTTTATAAACTCGTTTTTATCAGCCAACGTTTTTGTCCCACAAGATTAAATTTAACTGTTCATGCTTGAAAATGATGTATGTGGGGTGCCCACTACAATTTAGATCTTTTGGGGGTCCCTCCAATAATTCTGCCCAAAAATATCAGTGCATAATTAGCTAGGAATGGTTTGATGTTGGGACATTTACTGGAAGACATCACCTGAGGATGAGTTTGCATTACCTAATGTGTTGTGGTGAATTATCTTGTAATACCCTGCGAAAACAATATCTATTGTCTAGGAGAAAAAAACCAGTTAAATAATAAACATATCTTCTTTTAACAGAACTGTAGACAATCCTATATGTGTTCTTTGAAAGAGCTTTTGCACCCAACAAACATTTTCTTATGCACTATTTGGAAAGTTCAGAATCTGTAAACCAGGGAGTAAGAATGATCTATGTTCAAACGGAATTTTGACTCTTGACAGCCTACCTCTTGTCTATTAAATCTTATAAAGACGATTGGAGAAAATATGATGTAAGGTCACAATTGTGCCGAAAGTGAAGCTCAAGTGCGCCAATATCCTAAACGTGGTTGTTCTCACGTGCTTCATTTTCACTTTGCCAATAAACGCGGTATTGACACCATTTCTAGTAGACCCAACACTTAgccgagcactttcttgagacgcAAAGAGCGGAAATTTCATAATATCGGAATCATCTTTCGACAAAATGGATTTTACTGATAGTTTCAAGAATTCATTAATCACACAATCAAAGTGAAATATTCCATAAAAAGCCATCTTTTGGTAAGCGCAATACCACCAAATGGCAGCCATCATAATTTAGGAAAGATATCTTCTGCGTGGTGGCTTCGTGTCTTGTGTTTGGACCATTCAGTAAGAATGGTCTATGTTGAAATGGATTATTTGACTAACTACACCTTGCGTTTTGACAGCATGGCACGATTGGAAAGTATGATGTAGGGTCACAATTTTGCCGAAAGTGAAGCTCAGGTGGTCCAGTTTCTCAAATGTGGCTAATGTCACTTGTCTCGCTTTCACTTCATTTTGAACGTGGCATTGACAGTCCGACCAAACATTTTATCAAAACACATATTTGGAACACCAAGGGAGAAAAATATCGGAATCATCTTTTGACAAAATGGTGAATATAATAATGGCACAATCAAAGCAAAAAATATTCCATGAGAAACCAATAACTGGGACAAGCTAGGGCCTCAGCTCAGCACTACCATGCCATCGATCGTAGCTTAGCTAAGATATCTTCTGTGTGGTGGCTTGGCTTTGTCTCGTGTTTGGACCAACTGCGTGGAAACTTCTGCCGCACTAGCACCGACCATAGCGTATTAACCACTAATTCGATATTGGCTTCCTGGAGGAGCACCAGCCAGCTTGGTCGTTTGGCACAATCTCTGGCGGATCAATTATTCAGCAGCTAATGCACTGTTTGATTGGCTGATTGGTTGTTTGTTCCATTTGGCcaccctttctctctctctctctagagcCTTCTTTGCTGCTTCCCTCTGCTCTCTGCATCTCTCTATCTTTCTGCCTGCCTATAAAAAGAGCAGAGTGTCTTCTTGCTCATAAGAAGCGGCTCATCTCCTGCACTTGTCACACTGCACAAAAGCAAACGCACTCTTCAAGTAGCTACTACTCTGCCAGTGTACTGTCAAATCTAGAGATCCTGCGAGATTCTGTGCAAGTTGCAAGATGGTTAAGGTATGTTACTAACTAAGCCCTGCTTGTCCTATTGTAGGACTAGTGTTTAGTTTGCTCAATTTTGTTCATCGATCTGAATACGTTTTCCTATTTGTTACAGCAAAAGATTGTTCTCAAGTTGGCACTGGATGACGAGAGGAAGAGGCGGAAGGCCTTCAAGGCCGCTGTTAGCATGGCAGGTACAAACAAGCCACCGATAACATTTAATCCATAATAATCCATCGTGTTATCTTCTTCCTAATTATAACAAGCACGTACTGACTTCTGCAGGCGTGACATCCGCGACGATGGAGGGTGACAAGATCATCATCGTCGGCGACGGCGTCGACCCGATCACGCTGACAACGGTGCTCCGCCGCGGCCTGGGCTACGCCGAGCTCCTCAGCGTCTCTTCCGGCGACGATAAGAAGAAGGACGGCTACGGCGCCTATGGGTACGGCGGGGAAAAGCAGAAGGATGGCTACGGCGCTTACGGGTACGGCGGGGAAAAGCAGAAGGATGGCTACGGCACCTCCGGGTACGGtggggaaaagaagaagaacgGCCACGGATACGGCGGAGCGGATGGTGGAGGCAGCGGCAGTGGCATGAGCTTTGGCGGCAAGGAGAGTGGTAGCTCCAagggcgccggcggcggtggaggcggctaCCCTCAGAATGCGGTGGCGCCGGTCTTGTACCCTGCGTACCAGCAGTACAACGCCATGCCGCCGTCCTACCCTCCTGTTTACTCCTACCCTGCTCCGGCTTACCAGCATCAAGAACAGGATCCCGGTTGCAGCATAATGTAGGTTCTAAGCTGTTAAAATCGGCGAGATCCGGAGAGTTGATACTCGTGCTCAGGCCCGAGCTGATCAAGCTAAGAGATCAGAGGGATGCTGGCTCTGAGCACTAAGCAGTACATATGTACATGGTTGGTTAGCAATTATTGGTAGTTTGCAGTTTTTCAGGCTATCAGTGCAGAGCGTAGTAGCAACAGATTGTACACGAGGAATGAATAAGAAGGAAAAGTGAtgtgtttgtttgtttctttcaAATTCATAGGACTTGCTTTCTTCTTTGCATGTGGTGCTGCACTTTTTCTATATGCGTGAGATTAACCATGGAAGAGAGAAAGCGGAAGAGAAGTAAGCAAAGAATGCTTCTTCTGTACATTGTTCTCCTCAATACATGAACCGATTGTACACTTGCAATTTTCATACACTACTTTTCTCTTCAAATAGTTGCATCTGTTAGTGACCAATAAATAATTTTGATGTTGTAAAAGTATAATTGATGATACCAATATCAACAATACTAACCATTTTACCTTTTATGGAGCTCCTTTGGGGTCAGCTACTGGTTTGAAGTTGGGTACTAACTTGAATTGACTCCACTGTTGTGTGGATCTGGCCAGTACTAGATAACTGAACCAACCACATTTAATTGGATTTCAGCAGGGTTCAACTTACTGTATATTGGCTTAACCTCGACTCCAAACATTTGAGGTGATCATAAGCTGAGCATAGGCAAGATTTTGATGTTATATTTTGATCATAGAGCTCTTGAACCAATGGTGCAGGATCCGAGTTCAAGCA encodes:
- the LOC124655090 gene encoding glycine-rich cell wall structural protein 2-like, encoding MVKQKIVLKLALDDERKRRKAFKAAVSMAGVTSATMEGDKIIIVGDGVDPITLTTVLRRGLGYAELLSVSSGDDKKKDGYGAYGYGGEKQKDGYGAYGYGGEKQKDGYGTSGYGGEKKKNGHGYGGADGGGSGSGMSFGGKESGSSKGAGGGGGGYPQNAVAPVLYPAYQQYNAMPPSYPPVYSYPAPAYQHQEQDPGCSIM